The following DNA comes from Alienimonas californiensis.
GGCCGCCTCGTCCCAGCCCTCGCCGGCGGCGCCGCCGTCCGGCAGCAGGAATCCGCTCTCGGACATGCCACGGGGGATTTCCCGCACGGTCACGTTCCGCCAGCGGGTCTCGCCGCCGTGGGTCTGCAGGATGATCGGTCCGGCGGGGAACAGCGGCTGGGAACGGTCCCAGTAGTTCTCCAGCGTCGCCTCGTTGACGATCAGTTTGCCGTTCAGGTGCACCGTCACCGTGGAGCCGACGACGCGGATCACGAATGTATTCCACTCGCCCATCGGCTTGTCGGCCCGCTCCGACGGGTCTTTGCCGCGGTTGTTCGGGCCGGTCTTCGGGTTGTTCCACAGGCCGCCGGAGCCGAACTTGTGACCGTTTCCGTTCGGATCGGCGTCGTCCGGGTCCCAGATCTGCACCTGCGGGCAGCCGCGCAGATAGATGCCGCTGTCGGTTCCCGCGGTGATCTTCCAATCGATCGACAGCTCGAAGTCCGTGTAGTCGCGGTCCGTCCACAGGTAGGGGCCCTGGCCGTCGTTGACGATCTCCGCGCCGCCCTCGCCCGGTTCGATCCGCCAGTGCTCGAGGCCGGCAGCGGCGTGGGTCTTCAGAAACTCCGCCCGCTCCGCCGGCGCCATCGCGGCGAGCTTGCGCGGGTCGTAGTGCGGGGCGAAGAACCAACCGTCGAAGTTCTCGCCGTTGAAGACGGCGGTGGGCTCGGACTCGGTCGGCTTGGGAGGGGTCGCATCGTCGGCGGCGGCCGACGCAAGCGCGAGGGGCCCGACCAGCAACAGGCAGGCGAACAGGGAGACGGGGCGGAACGGCATGGCGATCTCACGAACGAACGGACCCCCGATTCTTTCCGACCGCCGCCTCCGGCACAATCCGGCCGGGAGCCGACCGCTCCGTCCGCCCGCAAGCCCCTCACAGGCGGCCCCTCAGAACGTCCGCGATTCGCTAAGAACGGCCGCAGTCTGGATCGCGTCGCCGCGGACCTTCGTCGCCGGGTAGAGCCCGCCGGGCGGCAGGTCGGCCCAGCCGCCCCGGCCGAACGTCCAGTCCTCCTGCGTGAACTGCTCGGCGACCAGATGGCGGCCGTATCCGCCTTCTAACCGGGTCCACTCCGCGAGGCCCGCCGCGGTCCGGCCGGCGGCGCTCAGCAGGCCCGCTTCGCCCACCATGCAGCCGAGTTGGCAGGGGATTCCGCGGTTCGCTGCCCAGACGAAGACATCCCACAGGCGCAGCAACCCGCCGTTCTTGCTGAGCCGCAGGTTGAACCGGCAGGTCGGGTCGAGGGCGTGCAGCCGCTTGGCGTCCGCGGGACAGAGGACGGATTCGTCCCAGACGACCGGCAGCGCCAGGCCCCGCGGCAGTTCGTGCTCCCGGCCACGGGGGACGGGTTGTTCGACGCTCTCGAAGCCCAACCGGGCCAACATGTCGCACTTCGCGGCGACTTCGGCCGGCTCCCACGCCTCGTTGGCGTCGGCCCGCAGCGCGATCTTCGGACCGAACCAGTGCCGGGCCTGCCGGGCGGCGACCTCGTCGTCGCCGACGCCCAGCTTCAGCTTCGCGTCGCGGAAGCCCCACAAGCGATAGGCCAGCGCCGCCGCCCGCCGCTTCCACGCCTTGCCGGTGGTGAGCACGACGCCGTACTGCACCCGGCCGGCGCCCGCGCTCCTCGAGCCGGCCGGCCGCGTCAGGTGCGGGACTGGATCGACCGCGAACGCCGCCAGCACGGCGGTCTCCACGGCGCAGCGGACCGTGTTGCCGTCGCCCGACCGGTCGCTGGGCGCCGGGAGAAAGGGGCCGTGCAGCCAGCGAACGACCGCCGCGTCGTCCAGCAGCGGCGGGGGGGCTGCGATTCGGAGGAGCTGGGCGAAGCAACTGTCGATGGTCTCGCCAGTGACGTATTCCCGCGGCAGGCCTTCGCCCCAGCCGACGCGGCCGTCGTCCGTCTCCGCCTGCACGAACAGCGCGTCGTTCTCCGTCCGCGTGTGCGAGGCGTGCGACACCGTCCGCCGCAGCGGCACGCGCACGTGGTAGAACGTCAGCCGGGCCAGCCGCGGCACGCCGTCAGGTCCGCTCGCCGGCGGCATGCCGCTGCGTCCAAGCGACGGCGTCCGGCATCACCTCGTGGAACAGGGCCTCGCCGCTGTAGTTCAGGTCGTCCTTGGCCCGGTCGATATTGAAGTCGAGGTTCAGCCCGAGGAACTTAATCCGGGCCGACGACAGCAGGGGGGCGTGCTTCTTGCCCATCAGCCGGAAGGCGCCCTCCAGCGTGGCCGCGAGGCCTCTGGCGACCGGCAGCGGCACGCTGCGGGTGGGCACGGGCAGGTCGGCGGCTTCGCAGATGACCCGGACGAACTCCCGCCGGGTGACGAGGCGGCCGTCGGTCAGGTTGTACGCCCGGCCGACCGCGTTCGGGGCGGTGAGGGCGGCCACGACGGCGTCCGCCACGTTCGCCGCGGCGACGTTGTTGAGCAGCTGCTCCCCGTCGCCGAGGAACGCGAACCCGCCGCTTTTCAGCTTGGCGAGCAGCTTCGGCAAGACGGTGCGGTCCCGCACACCGTAGACGAATCCCGGCCGCACCGCCGTCGCCGGGACCAGCGGCACGCCGGCCGGGCCGTCGAGGACCAGCAGTTCGCTCTCCGCCTTGGTGAGGGTGTAGCCGTCGATGCCCTTCAGACTGACCGGCTCGGATTCGTCCGTGCCGTGGTGGTCCCGCGTTTCGTACACGCCCAGCGAGGAGACGTGCACCAGCCGCCGGGCGGATGGGTCGGGCTGCGGCCCCCATTCCGCGGCGAGGGCGTCCAGCAGCGCCCGCGTGCCGCCGACGTTCACGGCCCGGTATTCCTCGACCGGCCCCCAGTCGCCCACCTTCGCGGCGCAGTGCACGGCGTGGGTGACGCCCTTGGCGACGGCCGTCAGGGAGGCGGCGTCCGACAGGTCCCCCGCCGTCACCTCGCAGCCGAGGTCCGCCAGGAACCCGGCCTCGGCCGGAGTGCGGCAGAGCGCTCGGACAGCCACGCCGTCCGCCCGCAGGCGTTCGGCGACATGACTGCCGACCAGCCCCGTGCCGCCCGTCAACAGCACGCGGGCGTCCGGCGGGAGGGGGGGGATCTCAGTCACGGGCGGAGTGTAGGCGAGCGGGGGGACGTCAGTCCCCCGTGGAGCGGAGGTTCCCGGCGGCGTGGGGGGGGGCTCACGCCCCCCCGCCCGTTCGCCATTGCCGCCAAAGCACGCGGGGGAACTGGATCAGGTCGTTCGCGTACCGCCCCGCGAGACGTCGCGGCTCCAACCCGAGCCGGAAGACCCACTCCAGCCCGACCCGGCCCAGCCAGCGCGGAGCCCGGCGGACGTTGCCGGCGAGGAAGTCGATCGTCGCCCCCACGCACAGCGCCGTGCCGCAGCACAGGCGATCGCGGTGGGCGTGCACCCATTTCTCCTGTTTCGGGAAGCCCAGGCCGACGACCAGCACGTCCGGCTGCGCCGCGTCCAGCAGGGCGAGAATGCGGTCGTTCGCCGCCGGATCGTGCTCGAATCCCAGCGGCGGACAGTGCGTGCCCACGACCCGGGCGTGCGGCGTGTCCCGGGCGACGTTGGCGGCGGCGACGTCCGCCACACCGGGACCGGCGCCCAGCAGGAAGACGGTCAGCGGACGCTCCGTGGCTGCGGAGGCCAGCAGGGAGGGCACGAGGTCCGACCCCGGCACCCGTTCGGGCACCGGCCTACCGAACCAGCGGGAGGCGGCGACGACCGGCGTGCCGTCCGCCAGAGTCAGGTCCGCCGCCCGGTAGGCCGCCGTCGTCGCCGGGTCGGCCGTGCGGTGCAATTTGACGAGGTGATCGACGTTCGGCGTGACCACCACCTTCGCCGCTCCGGCCGGGCGGCCGGCGGAGCGCCAGTCGTCGATCCAGCCGTGCAGCCGATCGACGGCCCCCTCCAACGTGACCGGATCGAGCTTCAACCCGAACAGCGAGACGGGGGCGACGTCCCCGCGACGCGACTGGGCCGGCACCGGAAGCGAAGCGGGACGCGCCAGCGGCGCCGGGGCGGGGGGGGCGGCGAGGGCGCTCATCGGGTCACGCTTTCTGCGGCGCGCTCGGTGCGGACCCATTCGGTCTCGATCCGATTGCTGAGGAAACGGCTGTAGATCGGCAGCTTGCGGAGCACGAACTTCGGCGCGGAGGCCAACGCCGACAGCGGCACCCGCTCCCGGCCGAAGACTGCCCAGCCGATGAGCACCGCCGCGGCGACCGCCGCCCCGCCGGCCGCGTGCACCGCGAGGGCGGCCACGAAGCCCGTCCACCAGGTAACGAACGCCAACACCGCGGCGACGGCGAACCAGCCCACGACCAGCAGGCTGAACGGCGGCACCGCGAGGTCCGCGGCCAGGCCCAGCGCCCGCAAATCGTCCCGCAGCACGCCGGACTTCAGCAGACGGGGCACGCCGCGGGTCAGGGTTTGCAGGTGACCCTGTTCCCAACGGGTGCGCTGTCCGTCGAAGCCGCGAAGACTGGTCGGCAGCGGGCTGTCGACGTGCACGTCCGCCAGAAACAGCGGCGGCAGGCCGGCGAGCGTGGCTTCCACCCCCATCTGCATGTCCTCGGCGAGGTCTCCGCCGAACACGCCGCCGCCGCGGGACGCCGCTTCGGCCCGTTTCCAATCCAGAAACGCCCCGGGCAGCGTCATGCCGGTGCCCATCAACTGGCAGGGCAGCCCCAGCCGGGCGGCGCCCCGTGGCCGCACGAAGTTCTTGAACAGCATCCCCAGTTCGGAGACCGCCATCAGGCCCGCGGCGTCGGCGTCGGTCTGCGGATCGACGCCGCACAAAGTCCGGGCCTGCACCGGCCGGCCGGTCGCTGTGCAGGCGCCCAACAGCCGGTTCACCCCGCCGGGGGAGACTCGGCAGTCCGCGTCCAGCACGAACACTGCCGCGGGCAACCGGCCGTCGGCGTCCGCCGCCGCCAGCCGGTCAAGGGCGAAGTCCAGTGCGTAGCCCTTACCGCGGCGGTCGGGATCGTTGCGTTCCAGCAGGGTGAACCGGGGATGAACGGTCCCGTCGGCTCCCGTCGCCCCGCGGCGGGCGGCGGCGGCCGTGTCGTCGGAGCAGTTATCCGCAACGAGGACCAATCGATCGTGCGGCCCGAGTTGCGGGAGCAGGGCCGCCACATGCCCCTCGACAAGCGAGCCCTCGTTGTGGGCCGGCACCAGCACGACGCCGCCGGGGCGGGCGACGGTCGACGGTTCCGGCCTCTTCCTCACCGGCAGCAGGGCGGCGAGGACCTGCACGACGAACGCCCCCGCCGGCGCCGCCCAGAGCAGCAACAGGCCCAGCGCCAGAATGCGGAGCGGCAGATCAAGCACGGGAGCGGGCGGTGGGGGGAAGCGAACGAAGGAGGGGCAGCGGCGACGAGACGATCGGCTAACGCAGCGAGAGGCGTTCCCGCAGCGGTCGCACCCAGGCGGCGGCGAGGCGGGCGGGGGCGCCGGCGGGGTGCGCCTTCAGGGCGTCTCGAACCCTGCGGGCCGCGGCGACGGCGTGCGTCGCGGCACCCGGCGTCTCCACTGCCCCGCGGAGCAGGGCGAATCGATCGGTTGCGAAATCGGACTTATACGGCTCGTCCCCGGCGCCGAGATCGACCCCCGCGACGCCGCAGTCCGCCGCATGACGCAACAGTTCCAGCATCAAGACGTTTCCTGGGCTCAGCCCGCGGGCGGCCGGGTCGTAGGCAGGAAACCAAGCGTGCAGCCGCGGTCCGCTGCGAAGCAGCAGATGGGCGGCGACCACTTCCCCGCCGGCCCGCAGGGTGCAGAACACGCCGCCGAAGTCCGATTCGTCCGCGGTCCCCGCGTCCCGGCAGCGGGCCAGCAGATTGCGCACCCACGAGGCGGCGAGCACGTCGCAGAAGCCCGTCGCGGCGTATTGAGCCCGCTTCCAGCGGAGCAGGCGCTCCCACGCCTCCGGGTCTAGGTCGTGCCAGGTGAAGGAGACTTCGCCGCGTTCCCGTTCCATCCGACGTCGGAACTGGGCAATTTTGCGATGCCGCTTCGAGCCTGCCTCTTCCCGCCGGGCGAGGTACGCGTCGAACCCGTCCGCAAGATTGATCCGCACGCCGGCCCGCTCCCAACCGGCCTCGGTCCCGTCGCCCGCGGGGGTGAACGCGGGTTGGCCCGGCGGCAGCATGTGGAAGGCGTAGGACTGCAGCCCGCAGCCCCGCAGCAGGTCGACGGCAGTGAGCGAATGACCGGCCGCGGCGATCAGGCCGTGAAAGTCGCACAGCCGTCCGCCCGGCGGCGTCGCCCGACCCCAGCGGCCGGGTTGGAAAGGAAAGATTGCCGTGGGCTCCCCGGTCGCCTCGTCCCGCTGCACCCCCACCCGCACGTCGTCCCGCGCATGAGCCGCCCGGGCCGCGGCGACCAGCCGGGTGAAGGTCGGGTGAAAATAGGGGCTCGCCAACTCCGGCCGCGCGCGGTGTAACCGGACCCACGCGGCAATGTCTTCCTCCGTCAGCTCCGTCGGCCGCACGACCTGCCATCTGCCGGAATGCGGCGGCAGGAACTGCGGCGGTCGGGACGGGGCGGGCATCGGGGGGAGCGGTGGAGGGAACGAGGGTTAGAACGCGAACCGTTCAGAACCCGCCCGCCGCGGCGAGGCGTTTCACGCGGCGGACCGCCCGGCGGAGCGGCTCGGCGGCGGGGCCGTTCGCGACGGTCTCCTTCGCCCCGCGGTACGCCCGACGCCACGTGCGAGCCAGCGGGGCGAGGGTGCGGACGTCGATCGCCCCCTCGCCGACCGCGACCGCGTCGCTGGCGAGGCTCTGCTTGTACTCCTCCGGCCCCTTGCCCAGTTCCAGGCGGGTCACGCCGTCCGCCTCCGCGGCCTCCGCGGTGCGCAGCGTGCAGATGTGCCCGGGTCCGTAGGCGGCGTGGGCGTCGTCGTAGGCGCAGTACCAACTGTGCAGCACGGCCCCGCACCGCATGCCGAGGTCTCCCGCGACCGGCTCCCCGTCGCGGTACAGCACGGAGAACCGCCCCGTCAGCCGCGGCGAGTTCGCCGTCAGCAGTTCGATCAGCAGCCCCCGCGGCCAGCCGAGCGTGAACATGTCGAACACCCCCGTCGCCGCGTATTGCGCCCGCTTCCAGCGAATCAACTCGTCCAGCACGGCGACGTCCGTCACGTGCGGCTCAAAGGTGATCGGGCCGCACTCCCGGTCAAACTTCCGATCCAGCCGGGCGATCTGCTTCACCTTCCGCGAGCCCGCGGCCCGCCGGGCCTGGTAGTAGGTCTCGTAGCCGCCCGACAGATCCAAGTACGGACTGCGATCCCACCGCTCGACGCAGTCGGCGAGCGACGGGTGGGGGAGGAGGTGGTCGAAGTTCCAGACCCGCAGATCGCAGGCCGCCATCAGGGCGGGCAGGTCGACCGGCAGATCGTCCGGCGCCAGCAACCCGTGAAAGTCGTTCATCCCGCCGCCGACCGGCCGGCCGATGCCGCGGCCGTCCGTCTGAAAGGGGAAGAAACCCGTCGGGGCGTCGATGCCGGGCCGGTCGCCGGGGCGGTGGAGCAGCGCCACGCGGACGCCGCCACGGCAGCGGTCCACCAGTTCGGCGAACTGACGGGAGAGATAGGGGGTGGGCACGGCCGCGGCGTCGACGGCGGCGTCCCACGCGGCGGCTTCCGCCGGATTCAGTTCGGCGACCCGGCGGACGACGACCGGCCCGGCGGCCAAAGCGGAATGCATCTCGGTCGGAGCGGGGCCGGTGGCGGGCACGACGTCGATCACGGGCGCGGGAGCGATGCGAGAGGCGGAATGCTCAAACCTAGGTCACGCCGCGGCCGCATGGGGCCTTTTCGCCATCCCGATCCGGCCTTTTCGCCCTGTCCGCCGCGACCGGCACGGGCGAGCGGCGCCCGTCAAACGGTCTCGACCGGCAACCCAACGACGAAGCGGGCCGTGTCGCGGAGGTACCGTCGCGCCACCCGCAAGCGGCAGCGCCGGCCGCGTTTCCCCTCTGCGTCTTCGGTCAGCTTCGCCCAGGCCCAGAGAGGAAACAGGCTCAGCGCCGTCTGTCCCAGGCGGGCGATCCAGACCGCCGACAGTTTCATGCGGCCGAAGCGATCGAAGTCCCGCTCCGCGGTGCCGTTGCCGATGACGTCGCACAGCCGATAGAGGTAGGCGTCGTTCATCCGGTCCGCCGGGATGCAGTGGTGCACGACGGCGTCCGGCGTGTACCAGGCGGCGAAGCCCGCATCGACGGCCCGCATATAGAAATCGGTGTCTTCACCGCGATGGAGGGCCGGATCGAACGGTCCCACCCGCTCGAACACCTCGCGGTGGACCAGCATGTTCCCGGCACCGGGCGTCGTCTTCATGTCGTAGCGACAGGCCGCCGGCATGCCGACGCTCGCCCCCAGCAGCATCCGGGTGAACGGGGCGAGGTCTCGGCCGGCGTGCCCCTCCGGCAGGCTCAGCACGACCCGGCCGCCGACGAACTTCGCGTCCTTCGCCGCGGCGAGGGCGAAAAGATTGTGCAGCCAATCCGGCTCGGCGAGTTGGTCGTCGTCGAAGAAGGCGATCCAGTCGCCGCGGGTCTCCGTCACCCCCCGCTGCCGAGCGTTCGCCACGCCGGGGGTCGGTTCGAACACGCGGGCCACGGGGATCGACGAGGTCGCCGCGACCTCCTCCACCACCCCGGCGGTGTGATCCGTGCTGCCGTTGTCGACCACGAGCACGTCGACCCGCAGGCCGGCGACGTCGAGCTTCGTCAGGCTCTCCAGCGCCCGCCGCAGCCCCTCCGCCCGATTGCGTGTGCAGACGACGACCGTCACCGAAGGCGCCCCGACGCCGCCC
Coding sequences within:
- a CDS encoding enolase C-terminal domain-like protein: MPPASGPDGVPRLARLTFYHVRVPLRRTVSHASHTRTENDALFVQAETDDGRVGWGEGLPREYVTGETIDSCFAQLLRIAAPPPLLDDAAVVRWLHGPFLPAPSDRSGDGNTVRCAVETAVLAAFAVDPVPHLTRPAGSRSAGAGRVQYGVVLTTGKAWKRRAAALAYRLWGFRDAKLKLGVGDDEVAARQARHWFGPKIALRADANEAWEPAEVAAKCDMLARLGFESVEQPVPRGREHELPRGLALPVVWDESVLCPADAKRLHALDPTCRFNLRLSKNGGLLRLWDVFVWAANRGIPCQLGCMVGEAGLLSAAGRTAAGLAEWTRLEGGYGRHLVAEQFTQEDWTFGRGGWADLPPGGLYPATKVRGDAIQTAAVLSESRTF
- a CDS encoding NAD-dependent epimerase/dehydratase family protein, which gives rise to MTEIPPLPPDARVLLTGGTGLVGSHVAERLRADGVAVRALCRTPAEAGFLADLGCEVTAGDLSDAASLTAVAKGVTHAVHCAAKVGDWGPVEEYRAVNVGGTRALLDALAAEWGPQPDPSARRLVHVSSLGVYETRDHHGTDESEPVSLKGIDGYTLTKAESELLVLDGPAGVPLVPATAVRPGFVYGVRDRTVLPKLLAKLKSGGFAFLGDGEQLLNNVAAANVADAVVAALTAPNAVGRAYNLTDGRLVTRREFVRVICEAADLPVPTRSVPLPVARGLAATLEGAFRLMGKKHAPLLSSARIKFLGLNLDFNIDRAKDDLNYSGEALFHEVMPDAVAWTQRHAAGERT
- a CDS encoding WecB/TagA/CpsF family glycosyltransferase; amino-acid sequence: MSALAAPPAPAPLARPASLPVPAQSRRGDVAPVSLFGLKLDPVTLEGAVDRLHGWIDDWRSAGRPAGAAKVVVTPNVDHLVKLHRTADPATTAAYRAADLTLADGTPVVAASRWFGRPVPERVPGSDLVPSLLASAATERPLTVFLLGAGPGVADVAAANVARDTPHARVVGTHCPPLGFEHDPAANDRILALLDAAQPDVLVVGLGFPKQEKWVHAHRDRLCCGTALCVGATIDFLAGNVRRAPRWLGRVGLEWVFRLGLEPRRLAGRYANDLIQFPRVLWRQWRTGGGA
- a CDS encoding glycosyltransferase family 2 protein, translating into MLDLPLRILALGLLLLWAAPAGAFVVQVLAALLPVRKRPEPSTVARPGGVVLVPAHNEGSLVEGHVAALLPQLGPHDRLVLVADNCSDDTAAAARRGATGADGTVHPRFTLLERNDPDRRGKGYALDFALDRLAAADADGRLPAAVFVLDADCRVSPGGVNRLLGACTATGRPVQARTLCGVDPQTDADAAGLMAVSELGMLFKNFVRPRGAARLGLPCQLMGTGMTLPGAFLDWKRAEAASRGGGVFGGDLAEDMQMGVEATLAGLPPLFLADVHVDSPLPTSLRGFDGQRTRWEQGHLQTLTRGVPRLLKSGVLRDDLRALGLAADLAVPPFSLLVVGWFAVAAVLAFVTWWTGFVAALAVHAAGGAAVAAAVLIGWAVFGRERVPLSALASAPKFVLRKLPIYSRFLSNRIETEWVRTERAAESVTR
- a CDS encoding GNAT family N-acetyltransferase; its protein translation is MPAPSRPPQFLPPHSGRWQVVRPTELTEEDIAAWVRLHRARPELASPYFHPTFTRLVAAARAAHARDDVRVGVQRDEATGEPTAIFPFQPGRWGRATPPGGRLCDFHGLIAAAGHSLTAVDLLRGCGLQSYAFHMLPPGQPAFTPAGDGTEAGWERAGVRINLADGFDAYLARREEAGSKRHRKIAQFRRRMERERGEVSFTWHDLDPEAWERLLRWKRAQYAATGFCDVLAASWVRNLLARCRDAGTADESDFGGVFCTLRAGGEVVAAHLLLRSGPRLHAWFPAYDPAARGLSPGNVLMLELLRHAADCGVAGVDLGAGDEPYKSDFATDRFALLRGAVETPGAATHAVAAARRVRDALKAHPAGAPARLAAAWVRPLRERLSLR
- a CDS encoding GNAT family N-acetyltransferase, with translation MHSALAAGPVVVRRVAELNPAEAAAWDAAVDAAAVPTPYLSRQFAELVDRCRGGVRVALLHRPGDRPGIDAPTGFFPFQTDGRGIGRPVGGGMNDFHGLLAPDDLPVDLPALMAACDLRVWNFDHLLPHPSLADCVERWDRSPYLDLSGGYETYYQARRAAGSRKVKQIARLDRKFDRECGPITFEPHVTDVAVLDELIRWKRAQYAATGVFDMFTLGWPRGLLIELLTANSPRLTGRFSVLYRDGEPVAGDLGMRCGAVLHSWYCAYDDAHAAYGPGHICTLRTAEAAEADGVTRLELGKGPEEYKQSLASDAVAVGEGAIDVRTLAPLARTWRRAYRGAKETVANGPAAEPLRRAVRRVKRLAAAGGF
- a CDS encoding glycosyltransferase family 2 protein: MADRQRVESVIERGGVGAPSVTVVVCTRNRAEGLRRALESLTKLDVAGLRVDVLVVDNGSTDHTAGVVEEVAATSSIPVARVFEPTPGVANARQRGVTETRGDWIAFFDDDQLAEPDWLHNLFALAAAKDAKFVGGRVVLSLPEGHAGRDLAPFTRMLLGASVGMPAACRYDMKTTPGAGNMLVHREVFERVGPFDPALHRGEDTDFYMRAVDAGFAAWYTPDAVVHHCIPADRMNDAYLYRLCDVIGNGTAERDFDRFGRMKLSAVWIARLGQTALSLFPLWAWAKLTEDAEGKRGRRCRLRVARRYLRDTARFVVGLPVETV